In Stieleria varia, one genomic interval encodes:
- the rplM gene encoding 50S ribosomal protein L13, giving the protein MTVQSTTVAKTGEVDRSWHIVDATDEVLGRLASDIAVVLMGKHRPQYTPHVDCGDFVIVVNAEKVAMTGKKMDARHYTWYTGYPGLKLESYGDRQQRKPEDLIYHAVRRMLPKNKLASQMIKKLKIYAGPEHPHVAQQAEPLKRVSKKIAKR; this is encoded by the coding sequence GTGACCGTTCAATCCACCACTGTAGCAAAAACGGGCGAAGTCGATCGCTCCTGGCACATCGTTGACGCCACCGATGAAGTCCTTGGTCGTCTTGCCAGCGACATTGCGGTTGTCCTGATGGGCAAACACCGCCCGCAGTACACACCCCATGTCGATTGCGGCGACTTTGTCATCGTCGTCAATGCCGAGAAAGTGGCCATGACGGGGAAGAAAATGGATGCACGTCACTACACGTGGTACACCGGTTATCCCGGATTGAAACTCGAGAGCTACGGTGATCGCCAACAGCGAAAGCCCGAGGATTTGATCTACCACGCCGTGCGTCGCATGCTGCCCAAGAACAAATTGGCCAGCCAAATGATCAAGAAATTAAAGATTTACGCGGGTCCCGAGCATCCGCATGTGGCTCAGCAAGCTGAGCCGCTCAAGCGAGTCAGCAAGAAGATTGCGAAGCGGTAG
- a CDS encoding GNAT family N-acetyltransferase → MSEPIGESIPEPRAEQYPAPTLRQAMPTDAAAIHALMRPFVAQRLLLDRTEAEIIELTRHGFVAITNNDGRPQRCVGFSAVEIYSPKLAELQCLAVHPDYQRAGVGGKLVQMCVDRARGLGVMEIMAISSSGHFLENCGFGYSLPDQKRALFLQLRPRHIK, encoded by the coding sequence ATGTCTGAGCCGATAGGCGAGTCGATTCCTGAGCCGCGGGCGGAGCAGTATCCCGCGCCGACGTTGCGTCAAGCCATGCCGACGGACGCGGCTGCGATCCATGCACTGATGCGTCCTTTCGTGGCTCAGCGTTTGTTGTTGGATCGGACGGAAGCAGAAATCATCGAGCTGACGCGTCACGGTTTTGTTGCGATCACCAACAACGATGGGCGACCGCAGCGATGCGTCGGTTTTTCGGCGGTCGAGATCTACAGCCCCAAGCTGGCCGAACTGCAGTGCTTGGCCGTCCATCCCGACTATCAACGCGCAGGTGTCGGTGGAAAGCTGGTCCAGATGTGTGTCGATCGGGCGCGAGGACTGGGCGTGATGGAAATCATGGCGATCAGTTCGTCCGGTCATTTCTTGGAGAACTGCGGATTCGGCTATTCGCTGCCAGATCAGAAACGCGCATTGTTCCTGCAGTTGCGTCCACGCCACATCAAGTAA
- a CDS encoding GspE/PulE family protein produces MKNAKTLAKSITTWEADKEQEEKQPDRASKDNVEFCNLIFAEAYLRGASDIHLEPFEQAFRARVRVDGALLQVAAGPLDDYPQISTRFKVISNLDISERRRPQEGRLRMIIEGRSIDYRVSSVPTLFGEKIVLRVVDASELRGDLTQLGMSQRDSQLMIEAISRQYGMCLVTGPTGSGKTTTLYSAISRLNQLDRNVTTIEDPVEFNVFGINQINVRRDLNMDFPQVLRLLLRQDPDVILVGEIRDEETANVSFQAALTGHMVLSTLHTNDTVSAVARLKDMGVEPFLICSGLNVVLAQRLTRRICDYCKVQINVTEQHLAALRISEKFAGQATFCAGRGCPNCNGSGFKGRVGIFEVLPMSSRFKDMIFKDASIAALREQAIKEGMRPLRVSALAKAAKGLISLEEASLFVLE; encoded by the coding sequence ATGAAGAATGCCAAGACCCTCGCCAAATCCATCACCACCTGGGAAGCGGACAAGGAGCAGGAAGAAAAACAACCCGATCGCGCGTCCAAGGACAACGTCGAGTTCTGTAACCTGATTTTTGCCGAAGCCTACTTGCGCGGCGCATCGGACATTCACCTGGAACCGTTCGAGCAAGCCTTTCGGGCACGCGTCCGAGTCGATGGCGCGTTGCTGCAAGTCGCCGCCGGTCCGCTGGATGACTATCCGCAGATCTCCACCCGTTTCAAAGTCATCAGTAACCTCGATATCTCCGAACGCAGGCGGCCACAGGAAGGCCGCTTGAGGATGATCATCGAAGGCCGCTCGATCGACTACCGTGTCTCCTCCGTCCCAACCCTGTTCGGCGAAAAAATCGTTTTGCGAGTCGTCGACGCGTCCGAACTACGCGGGGATCTGACCCAACTGGGCATGTCGCAGCGAGACTCTCAACTGATGATCGAAGCCATCAGTCGCCAGTATGGCATGTGCCTGGTCACCGGCCCCACCGGATCGGGAAAAACCACGACGTTGTATTCTGCGATCTCGCGACTGAACCAACTTGATCGCAACGTGACCACGATCGAAGATCCCGTCGAGTTCAATGTCTTTGGCATCAACCAGATCAACGTCCGCCGCGACCTCAACATGGATTTCCCGCAAGTCCTGAGGCTGTTGTTGCGGCAGGACCCTGACGTGATCCTCGTCGGCGAAATCCGCGACGAAGAAACCGCGAACGTGTCCTTTCAAGCCGCTTTGACCGGCCACATGGTGCTCTCCACCTTGCACACCAACGACACCGTCTCCGCCGTCGCGCGACTCAAAGACATGGGGGTCGAGCCGTTCCTGATTTGTAGCGGTCTGAACGTCGTCTTGGCGCAACGCTTGACACGTCGAATTTGCGACTATTGCAAAGTCCAGATCAACGTGACCGAACAACACTTGGCCGCGTTGCGGATTTCGGAAAAGTTTGCCGGTCAAGCTACCTTTTGCGCCGGACGCGGTTGCCCCAACTGCAACGGCAGCGGCTTCAAGGGCCGAGTGGGAATCTTTGAAGTCCTGCCGATGTCCTCGCGATTCAAAGACATGATCTTCAAAGACGCATCGATCGCCGCGTTGCGTGAACAAGCCATCAAGGAAGGCATGCGCCCGCTGCGAGTCAGCGCGCTTGCCAAAGCCGCCAAAGGCCTCATCAGTCTCGAGGAAGCCTCCCTGTTTGTCCTGGAATGA
- a CDS encoding prepilin peptidase, whose product MIRRRFRSKFPLLLVLLLMGLAGAGYVIGLSWWQSRQNAFYEFDDLLIPRLIDLTIVSWLLYFGGAIGSFLNVVAWRMPRGDSISGRSKCPRCDNVLLARDNVPVLGWLSLAGRCRFCSLPISARYPIVEAAVGFSLTAIGITQLYSLALPYQSLHWHGGPLWAPQVDQRVIAILTYHTVALSTCWAMALIRVDGVSLPKSLVVFSLVVTAVPMIAFPVLMVTPWQLVRPDHWTAGGLYFDALLRVIAAWVAAALFARVLAKSLCPAADLKLDPLGVDTTRLIDLVMLLSVPAVLIGWQSMPAVVLMSAVIAVAIGPLLRRLPINDGPKGSIKHRDAFCRFAFAVPIALTIHLVVWRHLQAATYWPSEGSRPMVIVFAAMLTLTIPLWLRDPTRAVLGQPDVEEQDIEETESSNP is encoded by the coding sequence TTGATCCGCCGACGTTTCCGATCCAAGTTTCCGCTCTTGCTGGTATTGCTGCTGATGGGGCTTGCCGGGGCGGGGTACGTGATCGGTTTGTCTTGGTGGCAAAGCCGGCAAAATGCGTTCTACGAATTCGACGATCTGCTGATCCCTCGCCTGATCGACTTGACCATTGTTTCGTGGCTGCTGTATTTCGGCGGAGCCATTGGCAGCTTTCTGAACGTTGTGGCCTGGCGAATGCCTCGGGGGGACTCGATCAGCGGTCGTTCCAAGTGCCCGCGGTGCGACAACGTATTGCTAGCGCGGGACAACGTGCCCGTGCTGGGGTGGCTCTCTCTGGCGGGCCGCTGTCGATTTTGCTCGTTGCCGATTTCGGCCCGCTACCCGATCGTTGAAGCCGCGGTGGGTTTTTCGCTGACGGCGATCGGAATCACGCAACTGTACAGTTTGGCGTTGCCCTACCAATCACTGCACTGGCACGGCGGTCCGCTGTGGGCTCCTCAGGTTGATCAAAGGGTGATCGCGATCCTGACCTATCACACGGTGGCGTTGAGTACTTGCTGGGCGATGGCATTGATTCGCGTCGACGGAGTGTCCTTGCCCAAGTCGTTGGTGGTGTTTTCGCTCGTCGTCACCGCCGTCCCGATGATTGCTTTTCCAGTCCTGATGGTCACACCTTGGCAATTGGTGCGGCCAGATCATTGGACCGCCGGAGGGCTTTACTTTGACGCACTGCTGAGAGTCATCGCCGCGTGGGTGGCCGCGGCGCTGTTCGCCCGAGTGCTGGCAAAGTCGTTGTGTCCCGCAGCAGACCTCAAGCTCGATCCGCTGGGCGTCGACACAACGCGATTGATTGATTTGGTGATGCTGTTGTCGGTTCCCGCCGTTCTGATCGGTTGGCAGTCGATGCCCGCTGTGGTCTTGATGAGCGCCGTCATTGCCGTAGCGATTGGCCCGCTGTTGCGTCGGCTGCCGATCAACGATGGCCCCAAGGGTTCCATCAAACACCGCGACGCGTTCTGCCGATTTGCCTTCGCGGTCCCGATCGCACTGACGATCCACTTGGTCGTTTGGCGTCATTTACAGGCTGCAACGTACTGGCCCAGCGAAGGTTCTCGGCCGATGGTGATCGTCTTCGCGGCGATGTTGACGCTCACGATCCCGCTCTGGCTGCGTGACCCAACCAGAGCGGTTTTGGGGCAGCCAGACGTTGAGGAACAAGACATTGAGGAAACCGAGTCATCGAATCCGTGA
- a CDS encoding PQQ-binding-like beta-propeller repeat protein, translating to MLFLFFASWSVIAQADKDWPTPRGDQHSSGSSKTSLPEKLVQRWEFQGAEAFETTPVVVDKSVFVADVFGKIYSLDRATGKQQWMQDFDTGFSASPLVRDNVLFIGDVEGNVYALESGSGKELWKAQTDGEISGSAAYFDSNVLVASQDGKLYCFAAKDGSPVWTYQAEDQIQCSPTIAGDRTFLGGCDGQLHVIDLKTGKGSGEKLPLGGPTGSTPAVSGDRVFLPIMDGAVLAFDWKQQKQIWSYIDDEVQQEYRNSPAVADDRVIVSSQRKQVDCLSADTGKRMWRHTLRRRADASPVIAGEDVWIAASDGRLIRLSLADGKPLWSYEIRGAFVAAPAVTDTELFIADDNGVVRCFAAEN from the coding sequence TTGCTTTTTTTGTTTTTCGCGTCTTGGTCGGTAATCGCCCAGGCCGACAAGGACTGGCCCACGCCGCGTGGGGACCAGCATTCCTCAGGCAGCAGCAAAACCAGCTTGCCGGAAAAACTCGTCCAACGCTGGGAGTTTCAAGGTGCCGAAGCGTTTGAGACAACTCCCGTCGTTGTTGACAAAAGCGTTTTTGTGGCTGACGTGTTCGGCAAAATCTACTCGCTCGACCGGGCCACGGGCAAGCAACAGTGGATGCAAGATTTTGACACCGGATTCTCGGCCTCGCCCCTGGTCCGCGACAACGTCTTGTTCATCGGCGATGTCGAAGGAAACGTGTACGCCCTGGAATCGGGCAGCGGCAAAGAACTTTGGAAAGCACAGACCGATGGCGAGATCAGTGGTTCCGCTGCGTACTTTGATTCCAACGTCCTGGTCGCCAGCCAAGACGGCAAACTGTACTGCTTTGCCGCCAAAGACGGCTCGCCGGTCTGGACCTATCAAGCAGAAGACCAGATCCAATGCAGTCCCACCATCGCTGGCGATCGGACCTTTCTGGGCGGATGCGACGGACAACTGCATGTCATCGACCTCAAAACCGGCAAGGGCTCCGGCGAAAAGTTGCCGCTCGGCGGCCCCACTGGCAGCACGCCAGCCGTGTCCGGCGACCGTGTCTTTCTGCCCATCATGGACGGCGCCGTCCTCGCGTTTGATTGGAAACAACAAAAACAGATCTGGAGCTACATCGATGACGAAGTCCAACAAGAGTATCGCAACAGCCCCGCCGTTGCCGATGACCGTGTGATCGTCAGCAGTCAACGCAAACAAGTCGACTGCCTGTCCGCCGACACAGGCAAGCGGATGTGGCGTCATACCCTCCGACGACGCGCCGATGCGTCACCCGTCATCGCCGGCGAGGATGTCTGGATCGCCGCCAGCGACGGACGCCTGATTCGCCTGTCGTTGGCCGACGGAAAACCGCTATGGTCCTACGAAATCCGCGGTGCCTTTGTCGCTGCCCCCGCCGTGACCGATACCGAATTGTTCATCGCGGACGACAACGGCGTCGTCAGGTGCTTTGCCGCTGAAAATTAA
- a CDS encoding glycine cleavage system protein H: MGEFTATFPNDRSYAKNHMWAAHQGGLRWRFGLTQYAVRLLQDVYFLDWVVEPPQTITHRMHIGAIESKKAESDLYAPIAGTFSAINSQTLDDPSLINAAPYDDGWLIEIDCLDAHPDVLLTPEQYAEHLIEAWKVAQRTIKGQANE, from the coding sequence ATGGGCGAATTCACGGCGACGTTCCCCAACGATCGTTCGTATGCAAAGAATCACATGTGGGCCGCCCACCAGGGCGGACTGCGATGGCGATTTGGCCTGACTCAGTACGCCGTCCGGCTGCTCCAAGACGTCTATTTCCTCGACTGGGTCGTCGAGCCGCCTCAGACGATCACCCACCGAATGCACATCGGTGCCATCGAAAGCAAGAAGGCCGAGAGTGATCTCTACGCTCCCATTGCCGGCACGTTTTCCGCGATCAATTCGCAAACCCTCGATGATCCGTCTCTGATCAACGCGGCCCCCTATGACGACGGCTGGCTGATCGAAATCGACTGCCTCGATGCCCATCCCGATGTCCTGCTGACCCCCGAGCAATACGCGGAGCACCTGATCGAAGCCTGGAAGGTCGCCCAGCGAACGATCAAGGGACAAGCCAACGAGTAG
- a CDS encoding PIG-L deacetylase family protein: protein MPAALAICAHPDDIEILMGGTLLQLARRGWDLHYVNLCDGSRGSTTMSRQECAAVRLEEAKRSCEVLGAKFYPPIYSDMEAVYTTENLQKVTAIVRASKASIVLTHSPSDYMEDHEISCRLAVSAAFSHGMPNLESIPPVESYYEPVTVYHAQPVGNRTPLGELVVPHFYVDSTDLIEKKIEALACHASQKEWLDVSQGMDSYLETTRQLSREVGRMSRQFEHAEGWRRHLHWGFCNSDDDPLRLALRDVIIESDPTGASA from the coding sequence ATGCCTGCTGCTCTCGCCATCTGTGCCCACCCCGATGACATCGAAATCTTGATGGGCGGAACGCTCCTGCAACTCGCCCGCCGCGGCTGGGATTTGCACTACGTCAATTTGTGCGACGGATCACGCGGCAGCACGACCATGTCGCGTCAAGAATGCGCGGCGGTTCGATTGGAGGAAGCCAAACGGAGCTGTGAAGTCCTCGGTGCAAAGTTCTATCCGCCGATCTACTCGGACATGGAAGCGGTCTACACGACCGAGAATCTGCAGAAGGTCACCGCGATCGTTCGAGCCTCCAAGGCCAGCATCGTTTTGACCCACTCGCCGAGTGACTACATGGAAGACCACGAGATCAGTTGCCGGCTCGCCGTCAGCGCCGCGTTCTCTCACGGCATGCCGAATCTGGAAAGCATCCCGCCGGTCGAATCCTATTACGAACCGGTGACGGTCTACCACGCTCAACCCGTCGGCAACCGCACGCCACTGGGCGAACTGGTGGTCCCGCATTTCTACGTCGACAGCACGGATCTGATCGAGAAAAAGATCGAAGCCCTGGCGTGTCACGCTAGTCAAAAGGAGTGGTTGGATGTCAGCCAAGGAATGGACAGCTATCTGGAAACCACACGCCAACTCAGTCGCGAAGTCGGCCGAATGAGCCGCCAGTTCGAACACGCGGAAGGCTGGCGACGGCATCTCCACTGGGGATTCTGTAACTCAGACGACGATCCGCTTCGCCTAGCACTCCGCGATGTCATCATCGAGTCCGATCCAACCGGCGCATCTGCGTGA
- the aroE gene encoding shikimate dehydrogenase, with protein sequence MICVTLGCSRHTRMIAEHKNLVEQGAKLVELRLDYIGRAVSLNRLLRQRPGPVVVTVRRRDDGGRWTKSEDERMMLLRNAIVEGVEYVDIEADVASQIPRYGTTKRVISFHRFEDTPDNLEDLHAAMAEEDADIVKIATMANSFSDNVRMIEMVRKAKVPTIGICMGEMGTITRILANRLGSPFTYATFSRDKKIAPGLLNWKDMNGLYDYENINDQTELFGVIADPVAHSYSPIIHNRAFQAEKLNARYLPFRVPRDDLDQFMKCCPKLGINGISVTIPHKERALEYCTQAESSANGIGAINTMVFHDGEALGYNTDYRAAMDCIEELLEIRKEDRKSQPMQGITAMVLGAGGVSRAIAWGLKQRHADVVITSRTEERARVLGSELGCRVVPWEDRHNQRVQLLINGTPVGMHPDVDRSPFNASALNQYMIVFDTVYNPENTMLIKHAKAAQCRIITGVDMFVRQAAYQFKLFTGKDAPTMLMRQTIKQATNPVKIH encoded by the coding sequence ATGATTTGCGTTACCCTCGGCTGCAGTCGCCACACGCGGATGATTGCCGAACACAAGAATTTGGTCGAACAAGGAGCCAAGCTGGTCGAGCTGAGGCTCGATTACATCGGCCGCGCGGTCAGCTTGAACCGTTTGTTGAGGCAGCGACCGGGGCCGGTGGTGGTCACCGTTCGGCGGCGAGATGACGGGGGCAGGTGGACGAAAAGCGAAGACGAGCGAATGATGCTGCTCCGCAACGCGATCGTGGAGGGCGTCGAATACGTCGACATCGAAGCCGACGTGGCGAGCCAGATCCCACGTTACGGCACCACCAAACGCGTGATCAGCTTTCACAGATTTGAGGACACGCCGGACAACCTGGAAGACCTGCATGCGGCGATGGCAGAAGAAGATGCCGATATCGTCAAGATCGCGACCATGGCCAACTCCTTTTCGGACAACGTCCGAATGATCGAGATGGTCCGCAAAGCCAAAGTGCCCACGATCGGAATTTGCATGGGCGAAATGGGAACCATCACTCGGATTCTGGCCAACCGCCTGGGGTCGCCGTTCACCTACGCAACGTTTAGCAGGGACAAAAAGATCGCGCCGGGTCTGCTGAACTGGAAAGACATGAATGGCTTGTACGACTACGAGAACATCAACGATCAGACGGAGTTGTTCGGCGTGATCGCCGACCCCGTCGCACACAGTTACAGCCCGATCATTCACAACCGAGCCTTTCAAGCCGAGAAGCTCAATGCGCGGTACCTGCCGTTTCGGGTCCCCCGGGACGATCTGGATCAATTCATGAAGTGTTGCCCCAAACTCGGGATCAACGGGATCAGCGTCACGATCCCACACAAAGAACGCGCCTTGGAATACTGCACGCAAGCCGAATCGAGCGCCAATGGGATCGGCGCGATCAACACGATGGTGTTCCATGACGGGGAAGCCCTCGGGTACAACACGGATTACCGCGCCGCGATGGACTGCATCGAAGAACTACTGGAGATTCGCAAGGAAGACCGCAAGAGCCAGCCGATGCAAGGCATCACCGCAATGGTGCTCGGGGCAGGCGGCGTATCGCGCGCGATCGCCTGGGGACTCAAGCAGCGTCACGCCGATGTTGTGATCACTTCCCGAACAGAAGAACGCGCTCGTGTGCTCGGTTCAGAGCTCGGGTGTCGCGTCGTGCCTTGGGAGGATCGCCACAACCAGCGTGTTCAATTGTTGATCAACGGCACGCCGGTGGGCATGCACCCGGACGTCGATCGCTCGCCCTTCAACGCGTCTGCGCTCAATCAGTACATGATCGTGTTCGATACGGTCTATAACCCGGAAAACACCATGCTGATCAAACACGCCAAAGCAGCACAATGTCGGATCATCACCGGCGTCGATATGTTTGTTCGTCAAGCGGCGTATCAGTTCAAGCTCTTCACCGGGAAGGACGCCCCGACCATGCTGATGCGTCAAACGATCAAGCAGGCAACCAATCCGGTCAAGATTCACTGA
- a CDS encoding coproporphyrinogen-III oxidase family protein, with protein sequence MSSVDSENKTEVGSYFISNYPPYSQWKKEQLPAVETALHTDAAESTPLGLYLHIPFCRKRCKFCYFKVFTDVNAAEVQRYVDALCNEISLVSQLPVMGQRPFRFVYFGGGTPSFLSPKQLTKLADRLREHITWDGAEEVTFECEPGTLSETKVKTLRDVMGVTRLSLGVENFSDALLEENGRAHLSKQVFNAWEWITAANFPNVNIDLISGMVGETWDNWRENVRRTLELSPESVTIYQMELPFNTVYSKDILDKHSDSPVADWATKRAWVDYAFNEFMAAGYSVSSAYTVVKDPNKVNFSYRDNLWLGADLLATGIASFGHASGVHYQNIAELELYLSTIESGKLPLGRGFVPTDHQRLIREMILLLKRGYLDVDHFRNKFGVDIVAHWQAEWDRYVNEGWATIQDNTIRLTRYGLLRVDAMLPAFFEPEHQNVRYT encoded by the coding sequence ATGTCATCTGTTGACAGTGAAAACAAAACCGAAGTCGGCAGCTACTTCATTTCCAACTATCCGCCTTACAGCCAGTGGAAAAAGGAGCAGCTACCAGCCGTTGAAACGGCTCTGCACACCGACGCGGCAGAATCGACTCCGCTGGGGCTGTATCTGCACATTCCATTTTGCAGAAAACGCTGCAAATTCTGCTACTTCAAGGTCTTCACGGACGTCAACGCCGCCGAAGTCCAACGGTACGTCGACGCTTTGTGCAATGAAATCTCGCTGGTCAGCCAGTTGCCCGTGATGGGGCAGCGCCCGTTTCGCTTTGTCTATTTCGGCGGTGGCACCCCAAGCTTTCTGTCCCCCAAACAACTGACGAAACTCGCCGACCGCCTCCGCGAACACATCACTTGGGACGGGGCCGAGGAAGTCACCTTTGAGTGTGAGCCCGGAACCTTGAGCGAAACCAAGGTCAAGACACTTCGCGATGTGATGGGAGTGACCCGACTGAGTCTCGGTGTAGAAAACTTCTCTGACGCATTGCTGGAGGAAAACGGCCGCGCCCACCTTTCCAAACAGGTCTTCAACGCTTGGGAATGGATCACCGCTGCTAACTTTCCTAACGTCAACATCGATTTGATCTCCGGCATGGTCGGCGAAACCTGGGACAACTGGCGCGAGAACGTCCGTCGCACACTGGAGCTTTCTCCTGAAAGCGTGACGATCTACCAGATGGAGCTGCCCTTCAATACCGTCTACAGCAAAGACATCTTGGACAAGCATTCCGATAGCCCCGTCGCCGATTGGGCCACCAAACGCGCGTGGGTGGACTACGCGTTCAACGAGTTCATGGCGGCGGGTTACAGCGTCAGTAGCGCTTACACCGTCGTCAAAGATCCCAACAAAGTGAACTTCTCCTATCGAGATAACCTTTGGCTGGGCGCCGACCTGCTGGCCACCGGCATCGCCAGTTTTGGACACGCCAGCGGAGTCCACTACCAGAACATCGCCGAGCTGGAACTGTACCTCAGCACGATCGAATCCGGCAAACTGCCTCTGGGACGCGGCTTTGTCCCCACCGATCACCAGCGTCTGATCCGTGAAATGATCCTGTTGCTCAAACGCGGCTATCTCGACGTCGATCATTTTCGCAACAAGTTCGGCGTCGATATCGTCGCGCATTGGCAAGCCGAGTGGGATCGCTATGTCAACGAAGGATGGGCGACGATCCAAGACAACACAATTCGTTTGACACGCTACGGCTTGCTGCGTGTGGATGCCATGCTGCCAGCGTTCTTTGAACCCGAACACCAAAACGTGCGATACACGTGA